In Nonomuraea sp. NBC_00507, the following are encoded in one genomic region:
- a CDS encoding carbohydrate ABC transporter permease, with amino-acid sequence MGHRRPESRSGRRAPAALRVLAFLLLVAGSLVALAPFAWMVATSFKQPQDVFTSTPHLLPTTEDGQWAGTLASYTEVFELGGFGGAFLNSVLVVAVLIPLKVLCAALAAYAFARIPFPGRDRLFAALLTTIMLPSVTLLVPKVYVTQWLGMADSLTGLIVPSLVSAFDIFLLRQFFLTHPKEVEEAAMMDGASRLRIFWSIALPMARPALAVVTITAFIFHWNDLLWPLVILSDQEKYTLPLALQALASGRVAQPHLVMAGAVVAVMPVILIFLIFQRRILDGIQFTGLK; translated from the coding sequence GTGGGTCACAGACGCCCGGAGAGCCGGTCGGGACGGCGCGCCCCGGCCGCGCTGCGCGTCCTGGCCTTCCTGCTCCTGGTAGCCGGCTCGCTCGTCGCGCTCGCCCCGTTCGCCTGGATGGTCGCCACCTCGTTCAAGCAGCCGCAGGACGTGTTCACCTCCACCCCGCACCTGCTGCCGACCACCGAGGACGGCCAGTGGGCAGGCACCCTGGCCAGCTACACCGAGGTCTTCGAGCTGGGCGGTTTCGGCGGTGCATTCCTCAACAGCGTCCTGGTCGTCGCCGTGCTGATCCCGCTCAAGGTGCTCTGCGCGGCACTGGCCGCCTACGCCTTCGCCCGCATCCCCTTTCCCGGGCGGGACCGGCTGTTCGCCGCGCTGCTGACAACGATCATGTTGCCAAGCGTCACCCTGCTCGTGCCGAAGGTCTACGTCACCCAGTGGCTCGGCATGGCCGACAGCCTCACCGGCCTGATCGTCCCGAGCCTGGTCTCGGCGTTCGACATCTTCCTGCTCCGCCAGTTCTTCCTGACCCACCCCAAGGAGGTGGAGGAGGCCGCCATGATGGACGGCGCGAGCCGGCTGCGGATCTTCTGGAGCATCGCGCTGCCCATGGCCCGGCCGGCGCTCGCGGTCGTGACGATCACAGCGTTCATCTTCCACTGGAACGACCTGCTCTGGCCCCTGGTCATCCTCAGCGACCAGGAGAAGTACACCCTGCCGCTGGCCCTCCAAGCGCTCGCCTCGGGCCGGGTCGCCCAGCCGCACCTCGTCATGGCGGGAGCGGTCGTCGCGGTCATGCCCGTGATCCTCATCTTCCTCATCTTCCAGCGCCGCATTCTCGACGGCATCCAGTTCACCGGACTCAAGTAA
- a CDS encoding glycoside hydrolase family 30 protein, which produces MKKTALGCAALLASTTIVVPPADANAKPVAQVWLTTGDERNLLADRTDLLRSADPAAPTITVNPGETYQKINGFGASLTDSSAHLIFTSPYKHEIMRSLFSPGSRGLGLSYLRQPIGSSDFVNGPHYTYDDMPAGQTDPGLKHFSIAHDRKEILPLLRLAKAINPGLRIIGTPWSPPAWMKTNDSLIGGRLKPEAVDVYADYLVKYVKAYKAEGVKVDALTVQNEPQNRNPDGYPGMDLRPDESAAVIKALGPKLRAAGLDTQILGYDHNWSLHPNDSGPADDPADPEYVKTLMSDPQAAKEIDGLAFHCYAGDPDRMSAAHDAYPGKDILLTECSGSRSANPATTFADTLHWQTRQLTVWGTRHWASTVISWNLALDPAGGPHNGGCATCFGVVTIDPATGKATPTAEYYVLGHAGKFIKRGAVRLGTSSYAGSVIGVTFRNPDGSVYLLAVNDDWGAGSQRFNVSMGRTNFSYELPSGGVATFRLR; this is translated from the coding sequence GTGAAGAAGACAGCGCTAGGGTGCGCCGCCCTTCTGGCGAGCACCACGATCGTCGTGCCCCCGGCCGACGCCAACGCCAAGCCCGTTGCCCAGGTCTGGCTGACCACTGGTGATGAGCGGAACCTGCTGGCCGACCGTACTGATCTCCTCCGGTCCGCCGACCCCGCCGCGCCGACCATCACCGTGAACCCGGGCGAGACTTACCAGAAGATCAACGGCTTCGGTGCGTCTCTCACCGACTCCTCGGCTCATCTGATCTTCACCTCGCCCTACAAGCACGAGATCATGCGCTCGCTGTTCAGCCCAGGGAGCCGCGGCCTCGGCCTGTCTTACCTGCGCCAGCCGATCGGCTCCTCCGACTTCGTCAACGGACCGCACTACACCTATGACGACATGCCCGCAGGGCAGACCGACCCGGGCCTCAAGCACTTCTCCATCGCCCACGACCGTAAGGAGATCCTGCCCCTGCTGAGGCTCGCCAAGGCGATCAACCCAGGGCTGCGGATCATCGGCACGCCATGGTCGCCGCCCGCCTGGATGAAGACCAACGACTCACTCATCGGCGGCAGGCTCAAGCCCGAAGCCGTCGACGTCTACGCGGACTACCTGGTCAAGTACGTCAAGGCGTACAAGGCCGAAGGAGTGAAGGTCGACGCGCTCACCGTGCAGAACGAGCCGCAGAACCGCAACCCCGATGGCTATCCGGGCATGGACTTGCGGCCCGATGAGTCGGCCGCGGTCATCAAAGCACTCGGGCCCAAGCTGCGCGCGGCCGGCCTCGACACGCAGATCCTCGGCTACGACCACAACTGGAGCCTGCACCCCAACGACTCCGGACCGGCCGACGACCCGGCCGACCCCGAGTACGTCAAGACCCTGATGTCCGACCCGCAGGCCGCCAAGGAGATCGACGGGCTGGCCTTCCACTGCTACGCGGGCGACCCCGACCGCATGTCGGCCGCGCATGACGCCTACCCCGGCAAGGACATCCTCCTCACCGAATGCTCCGGCAGCCGGTCTGCCAACCCCGCGACGACCTTCGCCGACACCCTGCACTGGCAGACCCGGCAGCTCACCGTATGGGGAACGCGGCACTGGGCGTCCACCGTGATCTCCTGGAACCTCGCGCTCGACCCCGCCGGCGGCCCCCACAACGGCGGCTGCGCCACCTGCTTCGGCGTCGTGACCATCGACCCCGCCACCGGCAAGGCGACCCCGACCGCCGAGTACTACGTCCTCGGCCACGCCGGCAAGTTCATCAAGCGCGGAGCCGTCCGCCTGGGCACCTCCTCCTATGCCGGATCCGTCATCGGCGTGACCTTCCGTAACCCCGACGGCTCCGTCTACCTCCTGGCCGTCAACGACGACTGGGGTGCCGGCAGCCAGCGCTTCAACGTCTCCATGGGTCGCACGAACTTTTCCTACGAGCTTCCCTCCGGCGGCGTGGCGACCTTCCGCCTCCGCTGA
- a CDS encoding carbohydrate ABC transporter permease, with product MELIRQAGARKGARSDAFVGWLFVTPAVLHTIVFMAVPAAGALFLSFTEWDMTSAPRWTGLRNYQEILFDRDLYPDFWVSVRVTLLYAVLAVPAALFTGFVQAYLIDAVRRGQGFFRLAFYLPVVTAEAAVAAIWRWLYDPQFGLINEALGLIGIDGPDWLGIPEMVVPALVLIAAWQSGTAMLIFLAGLKGISRNLYEAAEIDGANRRAQLFHLTLPLLRPTTFYLTVTGIIFALQMFGVVYVLFGRDIGGPESAGLTYVLQLYVSGFRDGEMGAASAMSFLLFIATLLITALQFRLSRRDAAS from the coding sequence ATGGAGCTGATACGGCAGGCGGGCGCCCGAAAGGGCGCCCGCTCCGACGCGTTCGTCGGTTGGCTGTTCGTCACCCCGGCAGTCCTGCACACGATCGTCTTCATGGCGGTTCCCGCCGCAGGTGCGCTGTTCCTCAGCTTCACCGAATGGGACATGACCTCCGCACCCCGCTGGACCGGCCTGCGGAATTACCAGGAGATCCTCTTCGACCGCGATCTCTACCCCGACTTCTGGGTCTCGGTCCGGGTGACTCTTCTCTACGCGGTTCTGGCCGTCCCGGCCGCGCTGTTCACCGGGTTCGTCCAGGCCTACCTGATCGACGCGGTCCGGCGCGGGCAGGGCTTCTTCCGGCTCGCGTTCTACCTGCCCGTCGTGACGGCCGAAGCCGCCGTCGCCGCGATCTGGCGGTGGCTGTACGACCCGCAGTTCGGCCTCATCAACGAGGCCCTCGGCCTGATCGGGATCGACGGGCCCGACTGGCTCGGCATCCCGGAAATGGTCGTCCCAGCGCTCGTGCTCATCGCCGCCTGGCAATCGGGCACCGCGATGCTGATCTTCCTGGCCGGACTGAAAGGCATCTCACGGAACCTGTACGAGGCCGCCGAGATCGACGGCGCGAACCGGCGCGCGCAACTGTTCCACCTGACGCTCCCGCTGCTGCGCCCCACCACCTTCTACCTGACGGTCACCGGGATCATCTTCGCCCTCCAGATGTTCGGTGTCGTCTACGTGCTCTTCGGGAGGGACATCGGCGGACCGGAGTCGGCGGGCCTTACCTACGTGCTGCAGCTGTACGTGTCAGGGTTCAGGGACGGCGAGATGGGAGCGGCAAGTGCCATGTCGTTCCTGCTGTTCATAGCGACCCTGCTCATCACGGCGCTGCAGTTCCGCCTCAGCCGAAGGGACGCCGCCTCATGA
- a CDS encoding saccharopine dehydrogenase family protein produces the protein MDRPYDIVLFGASGFTGALTAAYLAGAAPPGTRWALAGRDRAKLERLGLDVPVLIADAADPAALAELARQTRVLVTTVGPYVTHGEALVAACAEAGTHYLDLTGEPEFVDRTYLRHHDQAARTGAKIVHACGFDSIPWDLGVLHTVSLLPEGVPLAVSGFLRASMRPSGGTLATAMTMFGRARQMAEAAAQRRAAEPRPKGRKVSSAPGGLRYVGGWALPMPTIDPFIVGYSARLLDRYGPDFTYRQHYAVRTLPQAAATAAGAGAFAALAIIPPARRLIQSRLRPGEGPSPERRAKSWFKVTFLGQGGGERVVTEVAGGDPGYGETAKMLGESALCLAFDEVPDRAGQLTTASAMGRPLIDRLRRAGITFDRRAG, from the coding sequence ATGGACCGTCCCTACGACATCGTGCTCTTCGGCGCGAGCGGGTTCACCGGCGCGCTCACGGCCGCCTATCTCGCCGGGGCCGCGCCTCCCGGCACGCGGTGGGCGCTGGCCGGACGCGACCGCGCCAAGCTGGAGCGGCTCGGGCTCGACGTGCCGGTCCTCATCGCCGACGCCGCCGACCCCGCCGCGCTGGCCGAGCTCGCCCGCCAGACGCGGGTCCTGGTCACCACCGTCGGCCCGTACGTCACCCACGGCGAGGCGCTGGTCGCCGCCTGCGCCGAGGCCGGCACCCACTACCTGGATCTGACGGGCGAACCCGAGTTCGTGGACCGGACCTACCTGCGCCACCACGATCAGGCCGCCAGGACTGGCGCCAAGATCGTGCACGCTTGCGGTTTCGACTCGATCCCGTGGGATCTCGGCGTCCTCCACACCGTCAGCCTGCTCCCTGAAGGTGTCCCGCTGGCCGTCAGCGGCTTCCTGCGGGCGAGCATGCGCCCGTCGGGCGGCACCCTGGCCACCGCCATGACCATGTTCGGCCGCGCCCGTCAGATGGCCGAGGCCGCCGCGCAGCGCCGGGCCGCCGAACCCCGCCCGAAGGGACGCAAGGTGAGCTCGGCCCCCGGCGGGCTGCGGTACGTGGGCGGATGGGCGTTGCCCATGCCCACCATCGATCCGTTCATCGTCGGCTACTCGGCCCGGCTGCTCGACCGCTACGGCCCGGACTTCACCTACCGCCAGCACTACGCCGTCAGAACGCTCCCGCAGGCAGCGGCGACGGCGGCGGGCGCCGGCGCGTTCGCGGCGCTCGCGATCATCCCGCCGGCCCGCCGCCTGATCCAGAGCCGGCTGCGGCCGGGCGAGGGCCCCTCGCCCGAGCGGCGCGCGAAGAGCTGGTTCAAGGTCACGTTCCTGGGCCAGGGCGGGGGCGAGCGCGTCGTCACGGAGGTCGCCGGCGGCGACCCCGGGTACGGCGAGACCGCCAAGATGCTCGGCGAGTCGGCCCTGTGCCTGGCCTTCGACGAGGTGCCCGACCGCGCGGGACAGCTGACGACGGCCTCGGCCATGGGCCGGCCGCTCATCGACCGCCTACGGCGCGCGGGCATCACCTTCGACAGGCGGGCCGGCTAG
- a CDS encoding ABC transporter substrate-binding protein — translation MRMAAALFAVSLAATACGGEGGQEAATQTVDFWYYQPTPDQAVKVKQLAKDFESANPGIKIKLTEIPKDDYNTKLATALNGSGVPDAGYLDQPQMARFAGGGQLAEVPAGTIDEADYYPGALGTNKVAGKLMGIPLQQTTVVLFYNKQYIQTPPTTWDELIAASEKVHREHPDVAGVSLPKGDGFGAWIFPAFVASAGGTMADETAKKITFNSPQGQEALGLWRTLLASSPRKITNTDQAFQKGLAAMTFSGPWDVLGIREQFPQLKFGVSLLPKKLEEASTIGGDNGVVFSKADNPDAAWKWLKFLSSAEHNAQYADITGNFPVNKKAAATSALAGDPDMKIVIQQLESARPRPALTEWIKVNDDVLAKAIEEGVDGDKSPADALNAAATRATKVLGWS, via the coding sequence ATGAGAATGGCCGCAGCCCTGTTCGCGGTCTCCCTGGCGGCGACGGCCTGTGGAGGCGAAGGCGGCCAGGAGGCCGCGACGCAGACGGTCGACTTCTGGTACTACCAGCCGACGCCCGACCAGGCCGTCAAGGTCAAGCAACTGGCCAAGGACTTCGAGTCCGCCAACCCCGGCATCAAGATCAAGTTGACCGAGATCCCCAAGGACGACTACAACACCAAGCTCGCCACCGCGCTCAACGGCAGCGGCGTCCCCGACGCCGGCTACCTCGACCAGCCCCAGATGGCCAGGTTCGCCGGCGGTGGACAGCTCGCCGAGGTCCCCGCCGGGACGATCGACGAGGCCGACTACTACCCCGGTGCCCTCGGCACCAACAAGGTCGCGGGCAAGCTGATGGGCATCCCCCTCCAGCAGACCACGGTGGTGCTCTTCTACAACAAGCAGTACATCCAGACCCCGCCGACCACGTGGGACGAGCTGATCGCCGCGTCCGAGAAGGTCCACCGCGAGCACCCGGACGTCGCCGGGGTCTCCCTGCCCAAGGGCGACGGCTTCGGCGCCTGGATCTTCCCCGCCTTCGTCGCGTCGGCCGGCGGAACGATGGCCGACGAGACCGCCAAGAAGATCACCTTCAACAGCCCTCAAGGCCAGGAGGCGCTGGGCCTGTGGCGCACGCTGCTGGCCAGCTCCCCGAGGAAGATCACCAATACCGATCAGGCGTTCCAGAAGGGCCTGGCCGCCATGACCTTCTCCGGCCCTTGGGACGTCCTGGGCATCCGCGAGCAGTTCCCCCAGCTGAAGTTCGGCGTCTCCCTGCTGCCGAAGAAGCTGGAGGAGGCCTCCACGATAGGCGGCGACAACGGCGTCGTGTTCAGCAAGGCCGACAACCCCGACGCCGCCTGGAAGTGGCTGAAGTTCCTGTCCAGCGCGGAGCACAACGCGCAGTACGCCGACATCACTGGCAACTTCCCCGTCAACAAGAAGGCCGCTGCCACCTCGGCGCTGGCCGGCGACCCCGACATGAAGATCGTCATCCAGCAGTTGGAGTCGGCACGCCCCCGCCCCGCGCTCACTGAGTGGATCAAGGTAAATGACGACGTCTTGGCCAAGGCCATCGAGGAGGGCGTGGACGGTGACAAATCGCCCGCCGACGCGTTGAACGCTGCCGCCACCCGGGCCACCAAGGTCCTCGGATGGAGCTGA
- a CDS encoding polysaccharide deacetylase family protein: protein MRLRISSGLGVLAAAVLLTGCDSQPDTTKMADTKATTAAKAKVDKAAKAKAAAKAKANELGQIPVLMFHRVVEKPATTDDRTPQQFRADLERLAKEGYVPITAAEMVTGKIDIPAGKHPVVLTFDDSSPSQLTLNQMGVPQKDTAVAILKDVAAKNPGFRPVATFYVTRDMFGKTGREEQAQMLLWLKENGFDIGNHTRDHFDLRTRSHEEVEEQIGTIGQQITSLSYVKPATIALPYGNQPRKKDWAMRGKHYDHQGAFLAGYTPAPAPFSKAYDPAGIPRIKVMEKKGDCAQFCSQAWLDWLKNNPDMRYTSDGDPSTVAYPKFKGAYLRKSFAKWSLPY from the coding sequence ATGCGACTGCGTATTTCCAGTGGGCTGGGGGTGCTCGCCGCCGCTGTGCTCCTGACCGGGTGCGACTCGCAGCCCGACACCACAAAGATGGCGGACACCAAGGCGACCACCGCCGCCAAGGCCAAGGTGGACAAGGCCGCCAAGGCCAAGGCCGCCGCCAAGGCGAAGGCGAACGAACTGGGCCAGATCCCGGTGCTGATGTTCCACCGGGTCGTGGAGAAGCCGGCCACGACCGACGACCGCACGCCTCAGCAGTTCCGCGCGGACCTCGAGCGGCTGGCCAAGGAGGGCTATGTGCCGATCACGGCGGCCGAGATGGTGACCGGCAAGATAGACATCCCGGCCGGCAAGCACCCTGTGGTCCTGACCTTCGACGACTCCTCACCTTCGCAGCTCACGCTGAACCAGATGGGCGTCCCGCAGAAGGACACGGCTGTGGCGATCCTGAAGGACGTGGCCGCCAAGAATCCGGGCTTCCGCCCGGTCGCCACGTTCTATGTGACGCGCGACATGTTCGGCAAGACCGGCCGGGAGGAGCAGGCCCAGATGCTGCTCTGGCTGAAGGAGAACGGGTTCGACATCGGCAACCACACGCGCGATCACTTCGACCTGCGCACGCGTTCGCACGAGGAGGTCGAGGAGCAGATCGGCACGATCGGCCAGCAGATCACCTCGCTGTCCTACGTCAAGCCGGCCACGATCGCCCTGCCGTACGGCAACCAGCCGCGCAAGAAGGACTGGGCCATGCGCGGCAAGCACTACGATCACCAGGGCGCTTTTCTGGCGGGCTACACGCCGGCTCCCGCGCCGTTCAGCAAGGCGTACGACCCGGCCGGCATCCCGCGCATCAAGGTCATGGAGAAGAAGGGCGACTGTGCCCAGTTCTGCTCGCAGGCCTGGCTGGACTGGCTGAAGAACAACCCGGACATGCGGTATACGTCCGACGGGGATCCCAGCACGGTGGCGTACCCGAAGTTCAAGGGGGCGTACCTGCGTAAGTCGTTCGCCAAGTGGAGCCTGCCGTACTAG
- a CDS encoding beta-galactosidase, producing the protein MLITAEYPYFRDRPEVWRDRLTTLVAATGVKVVTTYIPWRHHQPDAAAPPDLTDAVDFVRLCGELGLKVIVKPGPFVHAELNYGGLPDWVCPLADPAIEPQLDADGAPATWSGSELDADGSAVPWPLPAPLGSRFAALAERWLRDAGQALFTPDLVTPAGPIIGSQIGNEGLFTNGARPLSAYDYSTSGLEFFRTVLAREYGDVAGYNARHGTAYTTLAEIEPPRGPATPLQHVDWGRFHTAYLQEVLRRWTDAFAPPVPVVLNLNPPAGDDGDLDSWLARVRPETWNGLQYGFTNWMGVVSADRSAHARYVIAAKRAAGPNMEENWGFSKLYDTAYASGATSFHQTLLALAAGATGFNIYTAIATTDWTPALDAVLSAPYPDCPPIDGDGRPTAKAAAVKMLADYFTLHGTEYLEGVPVTYATWGLYTPYAAIGAWSPGAAEQCGRPLLDFHHRMRAAGHDYRIVDLEHADLAGHDRIALHGGQFMHRAVQEKLAAHLAAGGHVHLEGTEPLYDEHGGPCTILADALRRTAPADLSAEDGVTVLSGVADAYLRIHPDHDVCYVTVLVQNDSDPLIELELRHRGRTHQIEIVAARGGAAVLRVVAGRLDDHLVKATNSHLGSAVSASIRFDGEHIAAPASTDLCLIGGSTLMEENAT; encoded by the coding sequence TTGCTCATCACCGCCGAGTATCCGTATTTCCGTGACCGCCCCGAGGTATGGCGCGACCGGCTGACCACCCTCGTCGCCGCAACCGGCGTCAAAGTGGTCACCACCTACATCCCGTGGCGGCACCACCAGCCCGACGCCGCCGCACCGCCCGACCTGACCGACGCGGTCGACTTCGTCCGGCTCTGCGGTGAGCTCGGGCTGAAGGTCATCGTCAAACCCGGCCCGTTCGTCCACGCCGAGCTCAACTACGGCGGCCTGCCCGACTGGGTATGCCCCCTCGCCGATCCCGCGATCGAGCCGCAGCTGGACGCCGATGGAGCTCCTGCCACATGGTCGGGATCCGAACTCGACGCCGACGGCAGCGCCGTCCCGTGGCCGCTTCCCGCCCCCCTCGGTTCGCGCTTCGCGGCGCTCGCCGAGCGGTGGCTGCGCGACGCGGGCCAAGCCCTGTTCACCCCCGACCTGGTGACGCCCGCAGGGCCGATCATCGGGAGCCAGATCGGGAACGAAGGACTGTTCACCAACGGTGCCCGCCCACTGTCGGCTTACGACTACAGCACGTCCGGGCTGGAGTTCTTCCGCACCGTCCTGGCCCGCGAGTACGGAGACGTCGCCGGGTACAACGCACGGCACGGCACCGCGTACACCACCCTCGCGGAGATCGAGCCACCACGCGGCCCGGCGACCCCGCTCCAGCACGTCGACTGGGGTCGCTTCCACACCGCCTACTTGCAGGAGGTGCTGCGCCGCTGGACCGACGCGTTCGCCCCGCCTGTCCCGGTCGTGCTCAACCTCAACCCGCCCGCGGGCGACGACGGCGACCTGGACTCCTGGCTCGCCCGCGTCCGGCCGGAGACCTGGAACGGCCTGCAGTACGGCTTCACCAACTGGATGGGCGTGGTCTCCGCCGACCGGTCCGCCCACGCCCGCTACGTGATCGCCGCCAAACGCGCCGCCGGACCGAACATGGAGGAGAACTGGGGCTTCTCCAAGCTGTACGACACCGCCTACGCCTCAGGTGCCACCAGCTTCCACCAGACCCTCCTCGCCCTGGCGGCCGGTGCAACCGGATTCAACATCTACACCGCGATCGCCACCACCGACTGGACACCCGCGCTCGACGCCGTCCTGTCGGCCCCCTACCCGGACTGCCCGCCGATCGACGGCGACGGCAGGCCCACCGCCAAGGCCGCGGCCGTGAAGATGCTCGCCGACTACTTCACACTCCACGGCACGGAGTACCTCGAAGGCGTTCCCGTCACCTACGCCACCTGGGGCCTTTACACCCCCTACGCCGCGATCGGCGCCTGGTCGCCCGGCGCTGCCGAGCAGTGCGGACGCCCGCTGCTGGACTTCCACCACCGGATGCGCGCCGCCGGCCACGACTATCGCATCGTCGATCTGGAGCACGCCGACCTGGCCGGGCACGACCGGATCGCTCTCCACGGCGGGCAGTTCATGCACCGCGCAGTCCAAGAGAAGCTCGCCGCCCATCTGGCCGCCGGTGGACACGTCCACCTCGAGGGCACGGAACCCCTATACGACGAGCACGGCGGACCCTGCACCATCCTCGCCGACGCGCTGCGCCGCACCGCGCCCGCCGACCTCTCCGCGGAGGACGGGGTCACCGTCTTGTCCGGCGTGGCTGACGCCTACCTCCGGATCCACCCGGACCATGACGTCTGCTATGTGACCGTCCTGGTCCAAAACGACTCCGATCCGTTGATCGAACTGGAACTCCGCCACCGGGGCCGCACCCATCAGATCGAGATCGTCGCGGCCAGGGGTGGCGCGGCCGTCCTGCGTGTCGTCGCGGGCCGACTCGACGACCACCTCGTCAAGGCCACCAACAGCCATCTCGGGTCGGCCGTCTCCGCCTCGATCCGCTTCGACGGCGAGCACATCGCCGCGCCTGCGTCCACCGATCTGTGCCTGATCGGCGGGTCCACCCTCATGGAGGAGAACGCAACGTGA